The Myxococcota bacterium region GCGCAAGTTCATGAGTCCACGCACCGCGGCGGGCGCACCGCGCGCGGGCGTGATCTGCACCTGCCGGTTGATCTCGCGCACGGTGAGGATGTCGATCCCGTAGCACTCGTCGCCCAGGTAGAACGTGCAGTAGCGGCGCTCGAGCGAGCCCGTGGCGTTCATGTCGGGTTCGTCCTCTCGATGCCCGCCGCCTCTAGCAGGCGCGGCGCGTCGAGGAACAGAGTGAGTCGGTCTTCGATGATGGCGGAGCCCGCGAGGCCCGGCGCGTTGAGCTGCGAGCGGTCGGGCTGCGCGTCGGACTCGAGCGTGTCGACGATGCGCGTGGCGATGATGCCGGCCTCGAGTCCCTCGAGGCGCGGGATCAGCACGAAGAACTCGTCGGCCTCCTCGCCGCCGCCGCGCACGGGCAGCACGTCCTCGAGCCGCACCAGCGGGATCGTGCGCCCGCGGTGTTTCAGGAAGCGGCGCGAGCCGACCCACTCGACCTGCGGCTTCTCGACGCGCTCGAGCCGCAGGAGCTCGCGCAGCGGCATCGCGA contains the following coding sequences:
- a CDS encoding chemotaxis protein CheW, whose product is AMPLRELLRLERVEKPQVEWVGSRRFLKHRGRTIPLVRLEDVLPVRGGGEEADEFFVLIPRLEGLEAGIIATRIVDTLESDAQPDRSQLNAPGLAGSAIIEDRLTLFLDAPRLLEAAGIERTNPT